The DNA window CGTACCACTTCCTCCTAAGCAGCCAAGTAGTCATGAAAAGAGTGCTGGTTATTTGGATGCTATCTCACTCACTTCAGCCGCCTTATCAATGTGTAAATGTCGTTTGTTTTGCACGAGAAGTCTAATCAAGTGTTCTACTTTTCAGGAGGCTGTCATTTTCAAAATGACCAATGCAGTATGTGAGTCCTATAACAAATCCTGGGTGGAATTCGGCCTGTGTCGCCTGCGAGCTGTTAGCAGGAATAAGGTTTGCCTCAATGTCGATGCCAATTTGCTGCATCCGGTTCACGATGTCATAATCAAGGCCAGATTGCTGAAGAGGGCCAATGGCTATAAGCCTTGGCTCTATAGCCTCAGTTTCGACGGCTGTCAGTTTATAAGGCGGAGAAATAATGCCCTGATTCGGATCGTTTGGGAGCTCTTCAAGGAGTACTCGACGATCAATCACACCTGTCCCTATGTGGTAAGTCTGATGGACAAAACCCAGTGATATGtcatatattcatatatgcAACATTAACTAGGGTCTGCAGCAAGTCAAGAACTTCTATCTCAGGTCCGAGAAGCTGCCCACGCCCATTCCCTCTGGAGAATATCTGCTGATGATTGACTGGGTGTTCAACAAGAAACCGCAGGCTGCCACAAATGTGTACTTCACCTTTGTGGAGGACCTAAAAGATAGTTAACGATCCAATCGTGCAGACAAAAAAGTCCAAACTGaattgtaataaataaataaacaatataagCCTATATTGTTTAAGCCCATGAAGTTTATATGAAATTTGGACGAATATCTTTGCCATTTCAACGAGAAATTGTTTCTATCCGTGATCTGTGGAATACAAATGCGACTATTAAGTCTTTATTCCTGAGACCACCAAGAGCACTTCCAGCAGCCAGCGCAATATCGTAAtcgtaatttaaaacaaacaatacaaaaataattaccAATTAAGCCCCTTTAAAATTCACATTCCGTATTGCAAAGCACAAAAACAGCCTTGTCCAGTGGCATCCAGAAAACCGGCCCATTTAATAAGTTTTTAAAAACGTTGGGGGATGTGCAATAGTTTATTCGTCTATTTGGGCTTTTAGCACTGTTCGTTACATTAAATTCAGTGTACTTGTTTTGTTTATACTtagtataatataatattgtaatattataatattttattgtaatATAATAGTGAAATATTACATTTGTACAGAAAACTGTAATATTTGTGTAATATTTTGTAATTCAAAATAATGAAGTTCTTAAATATCTaatttatcatataatttaaagTTACTGGGATGCTAATACCTTGCAATGCATGCAACATAATAAATTCAATCTTGGGACCCATGCGGAAAGAATATCCAATTTTTTTCCCCTTTGAGGTTCAAGACCTCACAGCTCAGCTTGTGACCAATCTCCCGGACGGCCTCATCGCCAGCGTCTGCCTTTGTCCATACGGAGATTTTGTTGATATTTTTGCGAATCCTGACCAAAGCCCCACAGA is part of the Drosophila sechellia strain sech25 chromosome 3R, ASM438219v1, whole genome shotgun sequence genome and encodes:
- the LOC6612634 gene encoding uncharacterized protein LOC6612634, which gives rise to MSSNSYHFLLSSQVVMKRVLVIWMLSHSLQPPYQCEAVIFKMTNAVCESYNKSWVEFGLCRLRAVSRNKVCLNVDANLLHPVHDVIIKARLLKRANGYKPWLYSLSFDGCQFIRRRNNALIRIVWELFKEYSTINHTCPYVGLQQVKNFYLRSEKLPTPIPSGEYLLMIDWVFNKKPQAATNVYFTFVEDLKDS